Proteins encoded in a region of the Ruegeria sp. AD91A genome:
- a CDS encoding threonine/serine dehydratase: MNWKNEISAAQDRIDGHTQVTPVIESRVPGYPIELKLENMQHTGSFKARGAFNTLLSLEVPDAGVVAASGGNHGAAAAFAAQALGYPAKIFVPELAGPSKIALIRQTGADLSVVSGEYANALTQAQAHEAETGAMQIHAYDAPATVAGQGTCFAEWDAQGLQADTVLVAVGGGGLIAGALAWFDGARKVVAVEPETSCALNAALQAGEPVDVSVSGIAANALGARRIGQICFDLAQGMTSVLVSDDAIAAAQKMLWQTHRILVEPAGATALAALTSGVYRPEPGERVAVLVCGANIAPDPLAG; this comes from the coding sequence ATGAATTGGAAGAACGAAATATCAGCGGCGCAGGATCGTATCGACGGACATACGCAAGTGACGCCGGTGATCGAGAGCCGAGTTCCGGGCTATCCCATTGAACTGAAGCTGGAGAACATGCAGCACACGGGCAGTTTCAAGGCGAGAGGTGCGTTCAATACGTTGCTGAGCCTCGAAGTACCCGATGCAGGTGTCGTGGCTGCATCCGGCGGCAATCATGGTGCAGCGGCGGCCTTTGCGGCGCAGGCGCTTGGTTATCCGGCCAAGATTTTCGTGCCCGAACTGGCCGGCCCCTCCAAGATTGCATTGATCCGTCAAACCGGCGCGGATCTGAGCGTTGTGTCCGGCGAATACGCCAATGCGCTGACACAGGCCCAAGCGCATGAAGCTGAAACCGGAGCGATGCAGATACACGCCTATGATGCGCCGGCTACTGTGGCGGGGCAGGGGACCTGCTTTGCGGAATGGGATGCGCAGGGCCTGCAGGCAGACACGGTTCTGGTCGCCGTGGGCGGCGGCGGACTGATCGCCGGGGCATTGGCGTGGTTCGACGGTGCGCGCAAGGTCGTGGCGGTCGAACCCGAGACCTCTTGCGCATTGAATGCGGCGTTGCAGGCCGGTGAACCGGTAGATGTCTCGGTATCCGGCATCGCGGCCAACGCCCTGGGCGCGCGCCGGATCGGGCAGATCTGTTTTGACCTGGCGCAGGGGATGACATCGGTCCTGGTGTCGGATGATGCCATCGCGGCAGCTCAGAAGATGTTGTGGCAGACGCATCGCATTCTGGTGGAACCGGCGGGCGCCACGGCGTTGGCAGCCTTGACCTCGGGCGTGTACCGACCTGAACCGGGCGAACGCGTGGCCGTTCTGGTGTGCGGCGCGAATATTGCGCCAGACCCGCTTGCAGGGTGA
- a CDS encoding GntR family transcriptional regulator — protein sequence MTATISDTIYQNLSQQIITGELSAGEKLRQDHIARAFDTSHVPVREALLRLEAHGLARHEPRRGMRVTALDPAEVREVIEMRVALETLALQQSVQNMSPVALEKIDQARAACDEAQTMPQWEALNRAFHRSILTPCGLPRLLHAIDDLHIASARHLFAHWRSKWAQQTDKDHAALVQALKRKDLGTAKGILTRHIRRAS from the coding sequence ATGACGGCCACGATTTCGGACACGATTTACCAAAACCTCAGCCAGCAGATCATCACCGGAGAGCTGAGCGCCGGGGAAAAGCTGCGGCAGGATCATATTGCCCGCGCCTTCGACACCAGCCATGTTCCGGTGCGTGAAGCCTTGTTGCGGCTTGAGGCGCATGGATTGGCCCGGCATGAGCCGCGCCGGGGGATGCGGGTCACAGCGCTGGACCCGGCAGAGGTCCGCGAGGTCATCGAAATGCGCGTGGCGTTGGAAACACTGGCGTTGCAGCAATCGGTGCAAAACATGTCTCCTGTAGCGTTGGAAAAGATCGACCAAGCGCGCGCCGCCTGTGATGAAGCGCAGACGATGCCCCAATGGGAGGCTTTGAACAGAGCGTTCCATCGCTCCATTCTGACACCTTGCGGGTTGCCCCGGCTTTTGCATGCAATTGACGACCTGCATATCGCAAGCGCACGCCATTTGTTTGCGCACTGGCGGTCGAAATGGGCGCAGCAGACAGACAAGGATCACGCGGCACTTGTTCAGGCACTCAAGAGGAAGGACCTGGGTACGGCAAAAGGCATTCTGACCCGACATATACGCCGCGCCAGCTGA
- the dapD gene encoding 2,3,4,5-tetrahydropyridine-2,6-dicarboxylate N-succinyltransferase, with translation MSNAQLEAAIEAAWEARDTISPATAGEQREAIEDTLNALDSGSLRVAEKQENGDWHVNQWAKKAVLLGFRIKDMEIQTGGPQNGGWWDKVDSKFAGWGENQWRSAGFRAVPNCVVRKSAYIAPGVVLMPSFVNLGAYVDEGTMVDTWATVGSCAQIGKNVHLSGGVGIGGVLEPMQAGPTIIEDNCFIGARSEVVEGCIVREGSVLGMGVFIGKSTKIVDRETGEVTYGEVPPYSVVVAGSMPSKNNISLYCAVIVKRVDEKTRSKTGINELLRD, from the coding sequence ATGTCCAACGCGCAACTGGAAGCCGCCATCGAAGCCGCCTGGGAGGCGCGCGACACGATCTCACCCGCCACTGCAGGTGAACAACGCGAAGCGATCGAAGATACGCTGAACGCGCTGGATAGCGGGTCGCTGCGTGTTGCTGAAAAGCAGGAAAACGGTGACTGGCACGTGAACCAGTGGGCGAAGAAAGCGGTTCTGCTGGGCTTTCGTATCAAGGACATGGAAATCCAGACTGGTGGTCCGCAGAATGGCGGCTGGTGGGACAAGGTGGACAGCAAGTTCGCCGGTTGGGGTGAAAACCAATGGCGCTCGGCCGGGTTCCGCGCGGTTCCCAACTGCGTTGTCCGCAAGTCGGCGTATATCGCGCCGGGCGTGGTGCTGATGCCGTCCTTCGTCAACCTTGGCGCCTATGTGGATGAAGGCACCATGGTCGATACCTGGGCGACCGTCGGCTCATGCGCTCAGATCGGCAAAAACGTCCACCTGTCGGGCGGTGTAGGCATCGGCGGCGTGCTGGAGCCGATGCAGGCCGGCCCGACCATCATCGAGGACAACTGCTTTATTGGCGCGCGCTCCGAGGTGGTCGAGGGCTGCATCGTCCGCGAAGGCTCGGTTCTGGGGATGGGCGTGTTCATAGGTAAATCCACCAAAATCGTGGATCGGGAAACCGGCGAAGTGACATATGGCGAAGTCCCGCCCTATTCTGTGGTTGTCGCGGGCTCGATGCCATCAAAGAACAACATCAGCCTGTATTGCGCCGTGATCGTGAAGCGGGTGGATGAAAAGACCCGGTCGAAAACCGGCATCAACGAATTGCTGCGGGACTGA
- a CDS encoding transporter substrate-binding domain-containing protein, protein MKRAFFALICLTFAVLAQQSMAQSLTVTTVTRPPFSYVENGAETGFSMDLLAALAESLNWDYTVNRVDSFSEMLDAVRDGSADLAVANISITALRETQMDFTQPIFEAGLQIMVPSEAKRQPSLLHALFSTELFIAIGLAFAILLGGGMLMWSFERRAQPYFDRKLNEAWFPSFWWALNLVVNGGFEERMPRTPFGRLLGVVLVVSSLFIVSVFTARITSVMTVEAITGSVNSVNDLYGKSVGTISNSTAANFLNRREIEFTGYPGLEQMLDAFEAKQLDAVVFDAPILSYYAAHEGRRIASMTGGVFLRENYGIAFPTGSPLVEDVNQALLSLREDRTYDEIYRKWFGMRN, encoded by the coding sequence ATGAAGCGCGCATTCTTCGCACTGATCTGCCTGACTTTCGCCGTCCTAGCACAGCAGAGCATGGCACAATCCCTCACGGTCACAACGGTGACCCGCCCCCCGTTTTCCTATGTCGAAAACGGTGCGGAAACCGGCTTTTCGATGGATCTGCTTGCTGCGTTGGCCGAGTCGCTGAACTGGGATTACACTGTCAATCGGGTCGATTCATTCTCGGAAATGCTGGACGCGGTGCGGGATGGATCTGCGGATCTTGCAGTTGCCAATATCTCGATCACTGCTCTGCGGGAAACGCAAATGGACTTCACCCAACCGATCTTTGAGGCGGGTCTGCAGATCATGGTGCCATCGGAAGCCAAGCGGCAGCCGTCGCTTCTGCATGCGCTTTTCTCCACAGAGCTGTTCATCGCTATTGGCCTGGCATTCGCCATCCTGCTGGGCGGTGGCATGCTGATGTGGAGCTTTGAGCGCCGCGCCCAACCCTATTTCGACCGCAAGCTGAACGAAGCCTGGTTTCCGTCGTTCTGGTGGGCGCTGAACCTTGTCGTGAATGGCGGTTTCGAAGAGAGGATGCCGCGCACGCCCTTCGGCCGTCTTCTGGGTGTCGTTCTGGTTGTTTCGTCACTGTTCATTGTGTCAGTTTTCACGGCCCGCATCACGTCGGTCATGACCGTAGAAGCGATCACCGGCAGCGTGAATTCCGTGAACGACCTGTATGGCAAGAGTGTCGGGACAATCTCAAACTCAACTGCAGCAAACTTTCTGAACCGACGTGAGATCGAATTCACCGGCTATCCCGGGTTGGAACAGATGCTGGACGCGTTCGAGGCCAAGCAACTTGACGCTGTGGTATTCGATGCACCGATCCTGTCCTACTATGCGGCCCATGAAGGCCGGCGGATTGCATCGATGACAGGAGGCGTCTTCCTGCGCGAGAACTACGGTATCGCTTTCCCGACCGGGTCGCCTCTGGTCGAAGATGTCAACCAGGCCCTGCTTTCGTTGCGTGAAGACAGAACTTATGACGAAATCTATCGCAAGTGGTTCGGCATGCGGAACTAG
- the dapE gene encoding succinyl-diaminopimelate desuccinylase: MTDPVQLTADLIRCPSVTPAEGGALLLLEAVLADAGFECTRVDRGGVSNLFARWGRKGHARSFGFNGHTDVVPVGDEAAWTMPPFGAEMRDGVMYGRGATDMKSGVAAFAAAAIDFVRDTPPDGAIILTITGDEEGDALDGTSALLDYMNGADERMSVCLVGEPTCPNKMGEMMKIGRRGSMTAWFTITGVQGHSAYPHRAKNPLPAMARLMDRLAGHELDQGTDHFDASTLAVVTIDTGNAATNVIPAQCKGTVNIRFNDLHSGASLSDWLKLEADQVAAQFGVEIDAKIKISGESFLTPPGPLSDLVAKAVKAETGATPELSTTGGTSDARFIKNHCPVVEFGLVGRTMHQVDECVEVAQIEQLKSIYTRILTDYFA; encoded by the coding sequence ATGACCGATCCCGTTCAATTGACTGCCGATCTGATCCGTTGCCCATCGGTCACACCTGCTGAAGGTGGCGCGCTGCTGTTGCTCGAGGCGGTGCTGGCGGATGCCGGGTTTGAATGCACGCGTGTCGACCGCGGTGGCGTCAGCAACCTGTTCGCCCGGTGGGGCCGGAAAGGCCATGCTCGCAGCTTCGGGTTCAACGGTCACACGGATGTTGTTCCGGTCGGCGATGAGGCCGCTTGGACGATGCCGCCTTTTGGGGCCGAAATGCGGGATGGTGTGATGTATGGGCGCGGCGCAACGGATATGAAATCCGGTGTTGCGGCTTTTGCCGCTGCGGCAATCGATTTCGTACGTGACACACCGCCGGACGGCGCCATTATCCTGACCATAACCGGCGACGAGGAAGGCGATGCGCTGGATGGCACGTCCGCCTTGCTCGATTACATGAACGGCGCGGATGAACGTATGTCAGTCTGCCTGGTGGGCGAGCCCACCTGCCCGAACAAGATGGGTGAAATGATGAAGATCGGCCGTCGCGGATCGATGACTGCGTGGTTTACGATCACAGGTGTTCAGGGCCATTCGGCTTATCCACATCGTGCCAAAAATCCTTTGCCAGCCATGGCACGGCTGATGGATCGGTTGGCGGGTCACGAACTGGATCAGGGCACGGATCACTTCGATGCTTCGACATTGGCAGTGGTGACAATCGACACCGGGAATGCGGCAACCAACGTAATCCCGGCGCAGTGCAAGGGAACAGTGAATATTCGATTCAATGATCTGCATTCCGGGGCCAGCCTGAGTGATTGGCTGAAACTGGAGGCAGATCAGGTGGCCGCTCAGTTCGGCGTTGAAATAGATGCCAAAATCAAGATTTCAGGCGAGAGCTTTCTGACCCCGCCGGGGCCATTGTCGGATCTGGTGGCCAAGGCGGTGAAGGCAGAAACAGGCGCAACGCCCGAGCTTTCGACGACCGGTGGTACGTCGGATGCGCGTTTCATCAAGAACCACTGCCCGGTTGTTGAGTTCGGTCTGGTCGGGCGTACGATGCATCAGGTCGACGAGTGTGTCGAGGTGGCCCAGATCGAACAGCTCAAGTCGATTTATACCCGTATCCTGACCGACTATTTCGCCTGA